In the Drosophila virilis strain 15010-1051.87 chromosome 4, Dvir_AGI_RSII-ME, whole genome shotgun sequence genome, tgatttattactAAAGTTGATTGCCATGGAGCTGTCCGCAGCTGTCCggagctgtctgtctgtctgttggtTGACACTGGAAATCGATCTTGAGGGTCCATAATAGTGGGTCATGCAGCAGATCCAGAACTACATAATTGCCAACTAATTGAGACAACAATTTTGGTAATGTGTTTGTCTTCTGTCGACCTGTCGCTGAGATACTTTGAGATAACGTTGGCAACATCTTCCGAACACTTAGTAAATTGGTGAGACAGGATTGCTAGCTTTTGGTTAGATCTTGTGCTGGTGGCTGGTGGGTTTTTGTCATTGGATACAGCGTTTGGCGGGGCTGTGTTTATTCGTTTTGGGTTCTTGTTTGCTATGGGAAAAAGCATACAACTCTCGTTTGGTCATGTGTGTACACTTGCCGGCTGTTTATTCAGCTTGCAAATTGAACTTTTTTCAGTGGCTGTAGCAACACGTCTTGCCTTGACTAGCAAAAGTACATAGCGTAGAATTccacaaaaagaaattaaataaaaataaaaaaaaaatactgtgCAGAAATTGTCAATTACGGCGACTTTCGCTGTTTGCCtggttgctcttgttgctggcCTCCAGTACATTATGCATGATCAGATCGTATAGCCTTGCCTCCTCCTGCGAGTCGTTCTTCTCTGCTGTTGCCTGACCCGAAAGTTCCTGTGTCTTTTTATTGTGTGTCTGTTTGGTAGGCAGTTTCTTGTTAAGAATCTCCAATTCGTTTTTATAGTTCTCCAGTGCACGCTGTAATAGTTTTTCTACAGGTGAATATGTGGTTCGTGAGCGTAGGCGTGCCTTTGCTATTTCCAAAGACTGTACAGAAAACAAATTcgttaaatatatgttttttaaatgAGATTATATTTACTATACTTACCTTTAGGGTGTTTGCGTTTCTTTGTAGCGCCTCCTCAAAGGATAATATCTTGGGCGACTGTGCGTTTGTTGATTTCTCTGCCAGCTTATCATTTTGACGCTCTAGTTTTTGTTCCTCGGCTTGcctaaaatatatacataagcaTTTTAAGTTTCAAATGTCCGTTACGGT is a window encoding:
- the LOC6628728 gene encoding tropomyosin-1, isoforms 33/34, with the protein product MDLIKEINEKYQALEAEIDKKLEKVQAEEQKLERQNDKLAEKSTNAQSPKILSFEEALQRNANTLKSLEIAKARLRSRTTYSPVEKLLQRALENYKNELEILNKKLPTKQTHNKKTQELSGQATAEKNDSQEEARLYDLIMHNVLEASNKSNQANSESRRN